Proteins co-encoded in one Candidatus Polarisedimenticolia bacterium genomic window:
- a CDS encoding STT3 domain-containing protein produces MKKAGLLGRALLVYGVALALRLRNVRSVLAGDRVLLGFDDPYYHLRRVLLTLTHFPRVPVFDFYTNFPQGARITWPPGFDLFVAGVSWIAGLGHPTRHQVEVTAALLIPFVGAVTAVLVLLLAEEILGRARWEALAAALLFAFLPAQQAISTVGRLDHHVVEMISFGTAVLFFLRALRDDPGSRFSFWGGVALALGVFCWTGSILYAGFLAVFAAGQMILDRLLGRPESAAGRSALRVIFWGALLLIPLVLLSPHEGLSRFSYLFLSWYQVAILGTAALLIPALAEVIFSPGRRLGWLRAAGGGLVVLFLLGLGGWILVRGSGGLDFLTRKDRVIALLVESTPAWRLPEGQLVEYFSPLLYIAPLAFFLLGRALVKNRFGDVRMNSLLALSLFTAMLGASQARFLNYFAVPYCIVILWALRAGVDALRRRTRKRSLRWSIGGAGALVILLPLAPILRESIHSLPGNVSSTPALPHLYPSLEWMRDRTPKTSHLMEPDKRPEYGVLADFTFGHWVTVIGERPNFCNPFSLAPWHEKPIFESARLFLAEDEGPLVEELDRLRLRYVLLYNQENAIPDYARLSGKRVDDYLAIQPGNRRAIPSPRFFRTFGVRLALFDGSAYEAAGEKIAALSSFRLVHESPETHRRRIPGLAAPLEASRVKIFERVKGARIEGRTDPGEEVTLKIRIDSDAGRQFTYSATTTAARDGAFAFVVPYPTGVWGDTSGGPVVISASHCHVETSLSEEEVIAGARRQARCH; encoded by the coding sequence GTGAAAAAAGCCGGACTGCTCGGCCGGGCGCTGCTCGTCTACGGCGTGGCCCTGGCCCTGCGCCTGCGGAACGTCCGATCGGTGCTGGCGGGGGACCGCGTCCTCCTCGGGTTCGACGATCCCTACTATCACCTGCGGCGCGTCCTGCTCACCCTGACGCACTTCCCGCGCGTCCCCGTCTTCGACTTCTACACCAACTTCCCGCAGGGGGCCCGCATCACCTGGCCTCCCGGATTCGATCTCTTCGTCGCCGGGGTCTCCTGGATCGCCGGGCTCGGGCATCCGACCCGTCACCAGGTGGAAGTCACGGCGGCCTTGCTGATCCCGTTCGTCGGGGCGGTCACCGCCGTGCTCGTGCTGCTCCTGGCGGAGGAGATCCTCGGCCGCGCGCGGTGGGAGGCGCTCGCCGCCGCCCTGCTGTTCGCGTTCCTGCCGGCGCAGCAAGCGATCTCCACGGTGGGGCGGCTCGATCATCACGTGGTCGAGATGATCTCCTTCGGCACGGCGGTCCTGTTCTTCCTCCGGGCGCTGCGCGACGATCCCGGCAGCCGCTTCTCGTTCTGGGGCGGGGTGGCCCTGGCCCTCGGGGTCTTCTGCTGGACCGGCTCGATCCTCTACGCCGGGTTCCTGGCGGTCTTCGCGGCGGGGCAGATGATCCTCGACCGCCTCCTCGGCCGGCCCGAATCGGCGGCCGGGCGCAGCGCGCTGCGAGTGATCTTCTGGGGGGCGCTCCTGCTGATCCCGCTGGTGCTCCTCTCGCCCCACGAAGGCCTCTCCCGATTCAGCTACCTTTTCCTTTCCTGGTACCAGGTGGCGATCCTCGGGACTGCCGCGCTGCTGATTCCAGCGCTCGCGGAAGTCATCTTCTCCCCCGGCCGCCGGCTCGGATGGCTGCGCGCCGCGGGAGGGGGACTCGTCGTCCTCTTCCTGCTCGGCCTCGGCGGCTGGATTCTGGTGCGCGGCAGCGGGGGACTCGATTTCCTGACGAGGAAGGATCGGGTCATCGCGCTGCTCGTGGAGTCGACCCCGGCCTGGAGGCTTCCGGAAGGTCAGCTCGTCGAGTATTTCTCTCCTCTTCTCTATATAGCGCCGCTGGCGTTCTTCCTCCTGGGGCGCGCGCTCGTGAAGAACCGGTTCGGCGACGTCCGGATGAACAGCCTGCTCGCCCTGTCGCTGTTCACCGCGATGCTCGGCGCCTCGCAGGCCCGGTTCCTGAACTACTTCGCCGTGCCTTACTGCATCGTCATCCTCTGGGCGCTGCGCGCCGGCGTCGACGCGCTGCGGCGCCGCACCCGCAAGCGATCCCTGCGCTGGTCGATCGGCGGCGCCGGGGCGCTGGTGATCCTGCTGCCTCTCGCCCCCATCCTCCGGGAGTCGATCCACTCCCTCCCGGGGAACGTCTCGTCGACCCCGGCGCTCCCTCACCTCTATCCCTCCCTGGAGTGGATGCGCGATCGCACGCCGAAAACCAGCCACCTGATGGAGCCCGACAAGCGCCCCGAATACGGCGTGCTCGCCGATTTCACGTTCGGCCACTGGGTCACCGTGATCGGCGAGCGCCCCAACTTCTGCAATCCTTTCAGCCTCGCGCCCTGGCACGAAAAGCCGATCTTCGAATCGGCGCGCCTCTTCCTGGCGGAGGACGAGGGGCCTCTGGTCGAGGAGCTCGATCGCCTGCGCCTGCGCTACGTCCTCCTCTACAATCAGGAAAACGCCATCCCCGACTACGCGCGGCTGTCGGGCAAGAGAGTCGACGACTACCTGGCGATCCAGCCCGGCAACCGGCGCGCTATCCCCAGCCCCCGGTTCTTTCGCACCTTCGGAGTCCGGCTGGCCCTGTTCGACGGGTCCGCCTACGAGGCGGCGGGGGAGAAGATCGCCGCGCTCTCTTCGTTCCGGCTGGTGCACGAGTCTCCGGAGACCCACCGGCGGAGGATCCCCGGCCTCGCCGCGCCGCTCGAAGCCTCGCGAGTGAAGATCTTCGAGCGCGTGAAGGGGGCCCGCATCGAGGGAAGAACCGATCCGGGCGAGGAGGTGACTTTGAAGATCCGGATCGACTCCGACGCCGGGCGGCAGTTCACCTACAGCGCGACCACCACGGCGGCCCGCGACGGAGCGTTCGCGTTCGTCGTTCCCTATCCCACCGGTGTCTGGGGCGACACGTCCGGAGGGCCCGTCGTCATCTCGGCCTCGCACTGCCACGTAGAGACCAGCCTGTCGGAGGAGGAAGTGATCGCCGGCGCGCGCCGGCAGGCTCGATGCCACTGA